ATGGAACGTTCCCCCGGAATCGATGGGTCGAACCGGACGTCCGTGCAGTCATGCCGACGACACGACCGCTCCGAACCACAGGACGTCAGACCGACTGCAAGAAGTTGCCGACGATGTCGTGTCCGACGGCGGTGAGGACCGATTCGGGGTGGAACTGGACGCACTCGATCGGGTATTCTTGATGTCGGATGCCCATCACCAACTCGGTCCCGTCGTGTTCCGTCGTCGCGGTGATATCGAAGCACTCGGGGACCTCGAGAGCGATCAGGGAGTGATACCGACCACCCTGGAACCCCTGTTCGAGCCCCCGATAGACACCCTCGCCGTCGTGATCGACTGAGAACGCCTTGCCGTGGATCGGCTCCGGGGCCCGATCGACGGTCCCGCCGTACTCGTAGACGGCCGCCTCGAGGCCGAGACAGACCCCGAGCGTCGGGGTTTCGGGGGCGATCTCCCGAAATACGTCCATGGTCACTCCCACGTCCCGCTCGTTCTTCGGGTGGCCGGGTCCCGGCGAGATCACGATCGCGTCGGGGTCGGCGGCCCGGATCGTCCCGATATCGGCGGTGTTGCGGCACACCTCGACCTCGGTCCCGTCGTGCTGGCTGACGTACTCGACGATGTTGTAGGTGAACGAATCGAAGTTGTCGACGAAGAGCACGTCCGTCATCGTCGGGCCTCCGTCGGCTCGGAGTCGGCCTCGATAGCCCGTAGGGCGGCGAGCACCCCGCCCATCTTCTGTTCGGTCTCCTCGTACTCGCGTTCGGGGTCGGAGTCGGCGACGATTCCTGCCCCGGCCTGGACAGTCACCCGATCCGTCCCGTCGGTCCCCGCGCCTCGCTCGACGGTGGCGGTTCGAATGACGATCGCGAAGTCGGCGTCGCCGCTCCAGGAGAAGTAGCCGATACCACCCCCGTAGACACCGCGCGGGCGCTCCTCGAGGTCGTCGATGATCTCCATCGCCCGGATCTTCGGCGCGCCCGAAAGCGTCCCGGCGGGAAACGACGCACGCGTCGCGTCGAACGCGTCACGGTCGTCGGCAAGGGCGCCGGTCACCGTCGATTCGATGTGCTGGACGTGGCTGTATTTCAGGACGTTCATAAACTCCTCGACGCGGACGCTGCCGGCCTCGCTGACCCGACGGACGTCGTTTCGCGCGAGGTCGACCAACATCGTGTGTTCAGCGCGCTCCTTTCCGTCGGCAAGCATCTCCCCGGCCAGACGCCGGTCCTCGACAGGACTCGTCCCGCGGGCGCACGTCCCCGCGATCGGGTTGCTCATCACCTCCCGTCCCCGAACGGAGACGAGCGTCTCCGGCGAGGCTCCGACCACCACGAGGTCGTCGTACTCGAGGAGGTACATATACGGCGAGGGGTTGATCTCGCGAAGCGACTCGTAGAGCCCCAACGGGTCGATGTCGCCGTCCAGCTCGCGCGTCCGGGAGATGACGCCCTGGTAGATGTCCCCGTCGAGGACGTGTTCTTTGGCCCGGTTGACGGCCGCCTCATAGGTCGCTTTCGCCCCGGCCCGCTCCGTAGACGGCCGGAAGCCACCGGTTTCGAGGGTCCCGTGGCCCGCGAGCAGCGACTCGACCCGATCGATCTCCTCGACGATGTCGGCGTAGATCCGGCCCGGATCGTCCTCGGGGCGGACGAGCGGGGTGAACACGAGCGAGACCGTCCCGGCGGCGTCGTCGAAGACGAGCGTCGTGGTCGTGAGGACGAATTGGGCGTTCGGCACCCTGGAGTCGGGGCGGTCGAGGCCGACCTCCTCGAGCCAGAGGTCATACACCGCGTCGTACGCGAGAAACCCGACCAGCCCGCCCTGGAGCCG
The genomic region above belongs to Natronomonas moolapensis 8.8.11 and contains:
- the trpE gene encoding anthranilate synthase component I, translated to MESLNRMAVELVDEAIDFADELAIEVHELGNDAVVLDFGVEALGGVEAGLLLAEIQTGGLATVQTGVDEIEGTPRTHVEVSTDHPAMAFLAAQKAGWELSIEGFEGLASGPARALVAEEEEFQRIGYRDAADFSVLAVESEALPGEAVVRTVAELDVSTEPLEAYAALTGRTTDAERADHAFLLESAGKVASSDPDGAFRTGDGADRHARYSFVGYDPTAVVTVDDDATGTIDVLDDRYEGAFETGKGDTLATLRGALPDVPLRNFPETGRQRLQGGLVGFLAYDAVYDLWLEEVGLDRPDSRVPNAQFVLTTTTLVFDDAAGTVSLVFTPLVRPEDDPGRIYADIVEEIDRVESLLAGHGTLETGGFRPSTERAGAKATYEAAVNRAKEHVLDGDIYQGVISRTRELDGDIDPLGLYESLREINPSPYMYLLEYDDLVVVGASPETLVSVRGREVMSNPIAGTCARGTSPVEDRRLAGEMLADGKERAEHTMLVDLARNDVRRVSEAGSVRVEEFMNVLKYSHVQHIESTVTGALADDRDAFDATRASFPAGTLSGAPKIRAMEIIDDLEERPRGVYGGGIGYFSWSGDADFAIVIRTATVERGAGTDGTDRVTVQAGAGIVADSDPEREYEETEQKMGGVLAALRAIEADSEPTEARR
- the trpG gene encoding anthranilate synthase component II; protein product: MTDVLFVDNFDSFTYNIVEYVSQHDGTEVEVCRNTADIGTIRAADPDAIVISPGPGHPKNERDVGVTMDVFREIAPETPTLGVCLGLEAAVYEYGGTVDRAPEPIHGKAFSVDHDGEGVYRGLEQGFQGGRYHSLIALEVPECFDITATTEHDGTELVMGIRHQEYPIECVQFHPESVLTAVGHDIVGNFLQSV